One window of Pseudochaenichthys georgianus chromosome 18, fPseGeo1.2, whole genome shotgun sequence genomic DNA carries:
- the cdca9 gene encoding borealin-2 isoform X2, whose protein sequence is MKEYNLKRHYNSNHGSFSASFPVGSEERRRKVQGLLASFERSQAAFSRFCTEQERATIASLRVAWTRARQKRPFTDAETVKECMLAVIDEVVIDQKVKDGVTSAIKKEEDFSASDVSIAMKNESLEIPLPLRRTRSKIAQSTDSDSPDLQPSAKTSKGGRATKKSKTLVGSNSTGNVRGTPATAKRTQSLLAKNNDQTRAIQPKLRSVVSDGDLHCSMPGSAAHITVTTAQGQALSFSEETQEDIDVDLLDDVALCQFQRLTSMMDNLSRRRRCQQ, encoded by the exons ATGAAAGAATACAACTTAAAGCGACACTACAACTCAAATCACGGCTCGTTTTCTGCCAGTTTTCCCGTGGGCTCAGAGGAACGGAGAAGGAAAGTACAGGGACTGCTAGCATCATTTGAACGGAGTCAAGCGGCTTTTAGTCGCTTTTGCACGGAACAAGAGAGAGCTACGATAGCATCCCTGCGAGTAGCTTGGACACGAGCCAGACAGAAGAGGCCCTTTACCGACGCGGAGACCGTTAAAGAGTGCATGCTTGCTGTCATCGATGAAGTGGTTATTGACCAAAAAGTAAAAGACGGCGTCACTTCAGCCATTAAAAAAG AGGAGGACTTCTCAGCCAGTGACGTGTCAATTGCCATGAAG AATGAGTCCCTAGAGATTCCCCTACCCCTCAGGAGGACCCGCAGTAAAATAG CACAATCAACTGACTCTGACTCACCAGACCTGCAGCCCTCAGCCAAGACTTCCAAG GGAGGAAGAGCGACAAAAAAGAGCAAAACATTAGTTGGAAGTAACAGCACTGGAAATGTCAG gggcaccccagCCACTGCCAAGAGAACTCAGAGCCTCTTGGCCAAGAACAACGACCAGACCCGAGCAATCCAACCGAAACTCAG GTCTGTGGTCTCTGATGGAGATCTGCACTGTTCCATGCCCGGCTCTGCTGCGCACATCACTGTCACCACAGCACAGGGACAG GCCCTCTCCTTTTCTGAAGAGACGCAGGAGGACATTGACGTTGACCTGCTGGATGACGTAGCATTGTGCCAGTTTCAGAGGCTCACG AGTATGATGGACAATCTGTCGAGGCGAAGGCGCTGCCAGCAATAA
- the LOC117463792 gene encoding perilipin-2-like, translating to MAAAAVISNQSVVDRVTSLPLVISTYGLVSSVYSNTKDTHPYLKCVCEAAEQGVRTITSVAFTTASPIIDKLEPQIAIANDLACKGLDKIEKTLPILHQPSEQIVSSAKDSVSGTLSSVRGAVYEGMDKTRAAVSVSVSTVLESRVARMVSSGVDSALSTSESLVEQYLPLTEDELELEAETATGFDREEASYYVRLGSLSTKLRKRAYTRALANIRDRKQHSVQFISELNSTVDLIEYGRRKIDGATQMVNNKLNSQSVWKSNGPNQHNGHEAEAIESRTLTLALSLTQQLQTTCLGLVSGLQGLPLHIQQEALSLSCSASQVYISFSAASTLRELPDSVLSTSRVHLGRMKDSLDNVMDYLVNNTPLNWLVGPFYSRIAPEPPHTPASRASSSSSDDAQSQRQEPVEVEMKSLESHQR from the exons ATGGCAGCAGCTGCAGTTATCTCTAACCAG AGTGTGGTGGACAGGGTGACCAGCCTCCCTCTGGTGATCTCCACCTACGGCCTGGTGTCCAGCGTGTACTCCAACACCAAGGACACACACCCTTacttaaagtgtgtgtgtgaggcggcGGAGCAGGGAGTGCGCACCATCACCTCTGTGGCTTTCACCACCGCTTCACCCATCATCGACAAGCTGGAGCCGCAGA TTGCCATTGCCAATGACCTGGCCTGCAAAGGTTTGGATAAAATTGAGAAGACGTTACCGATTCTTCACCAGCCATCTGAGCAG ATTGTCTCCAGTGCCAAGGACTCCGTATCGGGCACTCTGAGCAGTGTGCGGGGCGCGGTGTATGAGGGGATGGATAAGACTCGTGCTGCggtcagtgtgagtgtgagcacGGTGCTGGAGAGCAGAGTGGCCCGCATGGTGAGCAGCGGCGTGGACTCCGCCCTCAGCACGTCTGAGAGCCTGGTGGAGCAGTACCTGCCTCTGACGGAGGACGAGCTGG AGCTGGAGGCGGAAACTGCGACAGGGTTTGACCGGGAGGAGGCGAGCTACTACGTCCGCCTGGGCTCCCTCTCTACCAAACTCCGGAAGAGAGCGTACACCAGAGCCTTGGCCAACATCCGAGACCGCAAGCAGCACAGCGTGCAGTTCATCTCCGAGCTCAACTCCACCGTCGACCTG atCGAATATGGCAGGAGGAAAATTGACGGGGCTACCCAGATGGTGAACAATAAGCTGAACTCTCAGTCTGTGTGGAAGTCCAACGGTCCAAACCAGCACAACGGTCACGAGGCAGAG GCGATCGAGTCCCGCACCCTGACGCTGGCCCTCTCCCTCACCCAGCAGCTCCAGACCACCTGCCTGGGCCTGGTGTCCGGCCTGCAGGGTCTCCCGCTCCACATCCAGCAGGAGGCGCTGTCCCTGAGCTGCTCCGCCTCCCAGGTGTACATCAGCTTCAGTGCAGCCTCCACCCTGAGGGAGCTGCCTGACAGCGTGCTGAGCACTAGCAGGGTGCATCTGGGCCGGATGAAGGACTCCCTGGACAACGTGATGGACTACCTGGTCAACAACACGCCGCTCAACTGGCTGGTCGGGCCCTTCTACTCCCGCATTGCCCCGGAGCCTCCTCACACACCGGCTTCACGCGCCTCGTCCTCCAGCTCTGACGACGCCCAATCACAGCGACAGGAGCCCGTGGAGGTGGAGATGAAGTCGCTGGAGTCCCATCAGCGATAG